The sequence below is a genomic window from Mycobacterium sp. ITM-2016-00316.
CTTCGCACCGACCGCCATCGCCTGGGGGATGGACAACCGCACCTGCGCGCTGCGGGTGGTCGGGCACGGCCTCGGGATGCGGGTGGAGTGCCGGGCGCCCGGTGGCGATGTCAACCAGTACCTGGCCGTCGCGGCGCTGATCGCCGGTGGTCTGCACGGTATCGAGGAGGGCCTGGAACTGGAGGACGCCTGCACCGGCAACGCCTACACCGGTGGTGCAGAGAAGCTTCCGCAGACCCTGGCCGAGTCGGCCGCGCTGTTCGAGCACTCCGAGGTGGCCAAGGCCGCATTCGGCGACGAGGTCGTGGCCCACTACCTGAACAACGCGCACATCGAACTCGCCGCCTTCAATGCCGCGGTCACCGACTGGGAGAGGGTGCGCGGCTTTGAGCGGCTCTGACAATGACGAGCTCAGACCCGATTCAATTCCCGGGTCGCTACGCTCTCCCCCGCAAGCGGGAGGTGCCCCCAGCCCGCCGGTACTGGGCCTGACCACCTACCTGCAGCGCGCCCAGACCGGCGTCTGGGACGTCGATGCCAGCTTCCTGCCCGCCATCTACATCGACGGCGTCAACCGCGGCGGTGCCACCGCGATGCTGTTGCCGCCGCAACCCGGCGGCACCGGGGCGGCCGAGCGCATCCTGGATGGGATCGACGGTCTGATCATCACCGGCGGACGCGATGTCAACCCGGAAAGCTATGGCAGCCAACGGCACCCGACCACCGATGAACCGATGGGGGAACGGGACTCCTGGGAGTTCGCACTGCTCAACGCCGCGCTGCGGCGCGGGATGCCGGTGCTCGGAATCTGCCGCGGCGCCCAGGTGCTCAACGTCGCGCTCGGCGGCACGCTGCACCAGCACCTGCCCGATGTGCTCGGGCACAGCCGCCACCAGCAGGGCAATGCGGTGTTCAGCACCTCCTCGGTGCGCACCGTGCCCGGCACCCGGCTCGCCGCGATCATCGGTGAGACCTCCGATGCGCAGTGCTACCACCACCAGGCGATCGACCGGCTCGGTGACGGGCTGATCATCAGCGCCCGCGACACCGCCGACGGTGTCATCGAGGCGGT
It includes:
- a CDS encoding gamma-glutamyl-gamma-aminobutyrate hydrolase family protein, which gives rise to MPRSPTGRGCAALSGSDNDELRPDSIPGSLRSPPQAGGAPSPPVLGLTTYLQRAQTGVWDVDASFLPAIYIDGVNRGGATAMLLPPQPGGTGAAERILDGIDGLIITGGRDVNPESYGSQRHPTTDEPMGERDSWEFALLNAALRRGMPVLGICRGAQVLNVALGGTLHQHLPDVLGHSRHQQGNAVFSTSSVRTVPGTRLAAIIGETSDAQCYHHQAIDRLGDGLIISARDTADGVIEAVEIEGDTFVLAVQWHPEERLDDVRLFTAVAEAAREYTTERASR